AAACGCTTCTTTTAAAGTAAAAAACGCACCAATGATAATCAATATCAAGCCATTCCCATTTTTAAAATTATGTTTAAACCCTATAAATAAACCAATTAAAATTAAAATGTTACTCCAATGAAACAACCAACTAGGTAAACCAAAACCAATGTTATTCACCAATAAAAGTGAACCCACAACTACTATGATTAAACCAGCCCATAACTTGCCTGAGTTGTTCATTGGTTCTTTATTTTCGTTTATATTATTATTTTCCATTTTCTTCTTCTTTAATGTTATTCAAATGTAAGTCGAACTTTCACATTACCAAACCCTACTTTGTTAATTGCAAGCTAATTCTCGGTAAAAAGCATTAATTAATCGGTAAGTATTTTTGTTTTTAGCAAAACCCAAACCCGCAAGCCTTACAAATGATTAATTTAGGTTTACGATTGGTTAAATTAGAGAAAATATTTTTTCCATTTTAATCGTAATCTTGATTATTCCAAAATCTCAACACAATGATGAAATCCATCTTACTTAGCTGCTTTACTTTTTTGTTTTTATTTTCCAATTCCTCAGATGGTAAAGCACAGGGAAAAATAGAAGATTATCAGCGAGCCGAGTTATTTAATGGCTTAATACAAAATAAAATATATCATGCCCCTACCAATATCAAATGGCTAGTTGATAAGAAACAATATTTCTACAACATCCTTACTGCAAAAGGAACCGAATATCTATTAGTAGATGCAAACAGCTTAACACAATCATCAGCTTTTGACCAAGAAAGACTTGCCACAGCACTTTCTTCACTTACTAATACTAGGTTAGAAGCCTTTAAACTTCCAATTACAAATGTGGTTATGAACAATAATGGCACTGAATTGAGCTTTAATTATGGCGATAAACAATGGACTTATGACTTGGAGATTTTTAAGTGTAAGGAAATAACAAGGCAAGACAATCAAAGACAAACAGGATATTGGGGAGACAGAACGGCTGATGCTTTAGATAGAAAAGTAAAATCCCCTGATGGGAAATGGAATGCTTATATTAAAAATTATAACGTATACATAAAAGGCACAGAAACAACAGCTAAGGAATTTCAATTGAGTTTTGATGGATCCGAAGGAGAGTATTACAATGTAGAATTAGCTTGGTCGCCCGATTCTAAAAAACTAGCTACATATAAAGTTCGTCCTGCTAAACCGCATTTAATTTATTTAATCGAATCCTCTCCTACTACGCAACTTCAGCCCATCCTTCAATCTAGAAATTATTTAAAGCCAGGTGATGCGTTGGCTCAGATGCAACCTGCGTTGTTCCATATAGATCCTAAAAAACAAATAACCGTTGATCAAAGTAAAATACAATTGCAATATGCATTAACGAATTTAGAATGGAGAAAAGACAGTAGGGCATTTACCTTTCATTACAATGAAAGAGGCCACCAAAAATATAGTATTGTAGAAGTTAATGCCGCAGGTATTTTAAGAGAGTTAATTACTGAGGAAAGCAAAACATTTATCCATTACAGTGGACCTAAAATGTATAGATACGATTTAAATGATGGCAAAGAGATTATTTGGGCTTCTGAACGAGATGGATGGAATCATTTATACCTTTATGATGGAGAAGGAAAACTAAAGAATCAAATTACCAAAGGTGAATGGGTAATAAGAAACGTAATTAATGTAAATGAAAAGGAAAGGACTATCCTATTTGAAGGTAGTGGAATGGAAAAAGGTCAAGACCCTTATTTCATTCAATATTATAAAGTTAATTTTGATGGTACTGGATTAGTAAAACTAACTACTGAAAACGGCAATCATAAAGCATTTTTTGCTAATGATTATAGCTCATTTATTGATACTTATTCTCGAATAGACAAAGCACAAATAACCGTTTTAAGAGATGGTAAAACTGGAAAAATATTAAAAGAATTAGAGCAAGCAGACATTAATCCCTTGCTAAAAACTGGATGGAAGTTACCAGAAGTTTTTAGCGCAAAAGGCAGAGACGGCAAAACCGATATTTGGGGAATGATCATTCGTCCAAGTAATTTTGACTCTTCAAAAAAATACCCAGTTATAGAATATATTTATGCTGGCCCACACGATTCTTTTGTTCCGAAAAGTTTTGTGAACGATTCAAGAGGCTCCTTACATGAATTAGCAGAACTAGGGTTTATCGTTTTGCAGATTGACGGTATGGGAACATCTAACAGGTCGAAGGCATTTCATGATGTGGCTTGGAAGAACTTAAAAGATGGAGGATTTCCCGATAGGATATTATGGATAAAAGAAGCGGCTAAAAAATATAATTATATGGATTTAAGCAGAGTGGGCATTTTTGGCAACTCTGCAGGCGGACAAAGCTCATTAGGTGCCTTGTTATTTCATCCAGACTTTTATAAAGTTGCGGTTTCTTCTTCTGGATGTCATGACAATAGAATGGACAAAATTTGGTGGAATGAACAATGGATGGGTTATCCTATCGGACCTGAATATGGAGAATCTTCTAATGTTGACAATGCTTATAGATTACAAGGAAAATTACTTCTTATTTTAGGTGAGTTAGATGACAATGTAGATCCTTCCTCAACAATGCAAGTGATCAATCAATTGGTAAAAGCAAATAAAAACTTTGATTTTTTGATGGTACCAGGAATGAAACATTCCTTAGGTGGCGATTATGGCGAGCACAAAAGACGTGATTTTTTTGTAAAGCACCTATTGGGAGTTGAGCCACCAGAATGGACTTGGGCTACAAATATCACCATCCCTAAACCTTAATAATTTTATAGAACTAACGAATTTTAATACATTAGTAGCTATAAACTAAATAACAATGATTAAAAGATTATTTATTGTCTTGTGCTTTTCTATTCCTCTGTTTGGAATGGCTCAAGATATGACCAAGCATTATAAAATCTACGATGTTAAAAAGCAAAAGATCGTAACTGTTGACGATATAGTAACTGATTTAGCGACTGCTAACGTTTTGTTTTTTGGTGAAGAACACAATGATTCAATCGGACATTATTTAGAAGCTACTTTATTTAAAAAAATTGCAGTTGCTTATCCTGGCAAAGCAGCCTTAACCATGGAGATGTTTCATACGGATGTACAACCTGTTATAAATGAATATTTAAATGGGTTTATTAGTGAAAAAAACTTTATTAAAGAAGCTAGGGCTTGGAACAATTACAAAGATTATAGACCAATGATAGAAACGGCTAAGGCCAATAAACTAGATGTTATAGGTGGTAATGGAGC
The sequence above is drawn from the Pedobacter frigiditerrae genome and encodes:
- a CDS encoding S9 family peptidase; the protein is MMKSILLSCFTFLFLFSNSSDGKAQGKIEDYQRAELFNGLIQNKIYHAPTNIKWLVDKKQYFYNILTAKGTEYLLVDANSLTQSSAFDQERLATALSSLTNTRLEAFKLPITNVVMNNNGTELSFNYGDKQWTYDLEIFKCKEITRQDNQRQTGYWGDRTADALDRKVKSPDGKWNAYIKNYNVYIKGTETTAKEFQLSFDGSEGEYYNVELAWSPDSKKLATYKVRPAKPHLIYLIESSPTTQLQPILQSRNYLKPGDALAQMQPALFHIDPKKQITVDQSKIQLQYALTNLEWRKDSRAFTFHYNERGHQKYSIVEVNAAGILRELITEESKTFIHYSGPKMYRYDLNDGKEIIWASERDGWNHLYLYDGEGKLKNQITKGEWVIRNVINVNEKERTILFEGSGMEKGQDPYFIQYYKVNFDGTGLVKLTTENGNHKAFFANDYSSFIDTYSRIDKAQITVLRDGKTGKILKELEQADINPLLKTGWKLPEVFSAKGRDGKTDIWGMIIRPSNFDSSKKYPVIEYIYAGPHDSFVPKSFVNDSRGSLHELAELGFIVLQIDGMGTSNRSKAFHDVAWKNLKDGGFPDRILWIKEAAKKYNYMDLSRVGIFGNSAGGQSSLGALLFHPDFYKVAVSSSGCHDNRMDKIWWNEQWMGYPIGPEYGESSNVDNAYRLQGKLLLILGELDDNVDPSSTMQVINQLVKANKNFDFLMVPGMKHSLGGDYGEHKRRDFFVKHLLGVEPPEWTWATNITIPKP